The following nucleotide sequence is from Paroedura picta isolate Pp20150507F chromosome 1, Ppicta_v3.0, whole genome shotgun sequence.
TGCAATGTTTCCAGTATATAGTATAATTGGGACCCTTAAACAATTTGGCATCTGAGGATCATGGCTTCATATTAGCTTAAACCGCTGACCTATTTCTGTATTGTTGGTTAAGACCTGGTCTTAGCTCGTTCAGCTTAAAATCCATGTTTTAGAATAGTTTCAGGAATTGGAGCAACGTTTCCTTTGACACATTTTAATTTATGAAAGCCCCCATCACAGATCACTACAAGGATTGCCAACATCCAGAATTAATATGTCCTACCCCTTGAAAAGAGGGCAGGTGAGGTTTCTCATGACATGGTGGTAAGTCTTCATCACCTGCTAAATAACATTCCATTAAACCACTTTAAAGGGCaggaaacatttcccccctccatggTACTGCAACCCTATCAAGATGAAAAGTATAGTGAAGTGCCAGTATAAttatagggttttttaaatgtacaaaCTAAATTATACACATGGCCTTTGGAGTTCACAAACAGTGAGCTCCAGTGGATTTCAGTTTGCTGGCCTGAAGTGTTATATATGCAGAAATGTAGTAACTACACTGGAATCCCAAAGAAGAGTTagattttataccctacttttcactgccctaatGAGTCTCGATgagcctcccctttctctccccacaacagacaccctgtgaggcagctgaggctgagagagccctgatattactgctcgtcaGAACACTatggggctgtgatgagcccaaggtcacctagctgcccacatgtggagaagtggggaatcaaacctagctcactagattagaagctgctgctcttaaccacaccaccacactggcttttggcTACATACTAATCAACTTCCTCCTATGGGTCAAGATCCAAACTGGCAATGTCCACCTATTTCCTGCCACAGTCTGACTCTCCTCAACGTCTACTCTTATGTCCAGCAGCAGTATTTCTTGGAGATCAGGAGGCTGCAGAAGGGGAAGAACAGCAAAAGTCCATACCAGCAATGGAAAATGAATCTGAATTCCATCCtctattcaaatttattttaagtaCATCACGGGGCCATTGACTTTTTACTTGAAATGTCAAAGGAAACTTTCTAAAAGTGCTTAATAGTTGCTTCTGTTTTGTCTCCAAGAGGACTGGTgaccctgcttagtacttggatggaagaccacgaaggaagtccatggtcacatctaaatgtttcttgccttgaaaaccctatgggatcaccataagtcacctgtgatGGTCACTGACTTGATGGCATTGTCCACTATCACCAGGGTGCCACTGCACTTCCCTGGTTTTGCTGCAACAGGATAACACAGGCCCACCTGTGGAATGAGAACTCAGGGATAATTTACATTCTTGGTATACAGAAGGTCATCAGTCCAATTGTATATGAGCACAGCAACCTGGAAAGATTTTGTCCATCACTGTGCCCAGAACAGGGCTGATGCAATGATGCTTAGAATTCATCAGAGAAACTAATTTCTTGCAGCAGTCAAGCTGGCAAAATGAGAGTGGATATGATTTCTTCCAGTAGATAGGCAGTCTGAACCCAGCTGTTCTCAAGATTATCATCAGACCTCAGCAAATTTAAGAACAGTGTTTATTTCATTTCACtccataaaaaataaaaatgacatgGACATTTAAATCGTAATCAGCGAGTCACAATAAGGATGTAGCATCACTTTGAGTGGCAACCTGACACTACAGACTCAATTTCACCTTGAGCTCCAAAGTGGCTGGGAACTGCTGTTTTCTGACAGTCTTAGCAGTTCCTGCAGCTCCCAAAGCAAGAAATGGAAGTAATTTATTAGGCATATTTGAATAAGATGCAGTTTAAAATTTCACCTAATTTGCAAGATGAGGCTTCAGCTGTCCAGATGAACTTCAGTCTAAGGAGGGAGACGCTTAAAAAATGAATCAAGTGGCCCAGCTTTGTCTTTCTTTGCCCGTTTGGCACTAGAAGCTGTGGGGCTCCTTGGTTTATTTTTGCCCTTAGTCGGGGGGCTGCTAACAGCCCCAGGTAGCCTAACAGAGCTGGGTCTCGAGAGAGAGTTCTGAAGTTCCACAGCAAAGTGATAGTCTAAATGTTCCGAATACTCCCACACCAACACCTCTTGGTTACACTTTTCACACAAGATTTGGTCCCCAGTAATGGTGGGAAGAGTTCCACTATCAGTTTCCTCTTGAGAAAGTTCAAGAGCAAGTGGCACACTCTTTTCTTTCCACAGATCAGGTTGCTCTGAAGAGGACTTGAGCACTTCTGCTTTGACGGATGTACTGCTAACATTAAGCAAAGTGGTCTCCGTAGGTCTTGCTTCAGAGCAGCACAAATCCTGTTCAACAGAGGGCTGGTGCTGAAAGTCAGAGTTCCTACTGGTGATGCTTTGTTCCAGAAGATCATTTGGATTCTCACTGTTGATGAGAACAAATTCTTTATGATGTGAACTGGACGCTACTACCGGCGGTACTGTGTTTGCATTAGCACCAAGAGAAGAGGGCCCAGCTGTAGTATGAACTTGTTTCCTTTCTTCTGCCCTTTGAAAGAGAATCTGAATTGCATTCACAGTCTTCTTGCTGATCTCCTTTTTGGGGCTTCCAAAACACTTTGTCTTTGGGCTAGTAGCATTCATACTAACATGCTGGGTACACTTGCTGTCAGCACTCAGGAAAGTAGTGATGTCAGAGGATACTGTTGAAACTTCCAAAAACTTGCTTGCAGAAAGCTGGAGAAGTGTGATTGGAGGAGACCTAAAGACATGGACAAATTAGCAAACATTCCAAAGTAAGAAGTTTTTCGAAACCAAGTTGTTTAATGATTCAACAGGCTCAGCAGATGATGTTCCCAAGGTTCAGATATTACAGGCTTCTTTCCTCAGTCATTTTGCCAACTATTTGCTTTCATATTGAGATCTTTAGTTAAACTTTTGCCAAGTACCTCTGCGGCAATGAACACCTCAAACTATTTCCAAACTATTTTGAAAAATTAACCCATAGCCTTTTCTCACTCCTACTTCAAGCGCGTATTTCATATACTACAAGTTTCTTAATATGCATCTTCAGTACTTCTAATGTATGCTCAAGAAAGCCCTCCTTGTTATCTTATATTTGAAAGAGAGAATGCTTCTTTTTTTAGCACCATTTCTGTCATTTGGCTATACAGCTTTGCTGAACATTgtactgttttaattttgttcGGCACAGACTCTGCAATTCACAGGCTAGTAGCAGGGATAAAATCTAACTCTTCCCTCTACAGCTGTTCTTTCCTGCATTCCAGAAGAAACATTCTCACCATGCAGCCTGCTGACCTCCTGCTGTATTGTAATTCTGGATGATAGCAAATGCATCTCTGCTGATTTTCTGGGAATCATAATGGGACAGGGCACAACAGCGGGATAGGCCATTAGCATGTTTACCACCCTGCAGGCGGATCCCAATACTCAGCTGTTTAGCCAGTCGATTGTTCTgttgggggggaaataaaaggcATTCAGATAAAATACACTTTGGACATCAAGATCTTCAGAGGCTGACAGTAGTTGTATTATTCTGGTCCGGATGCAATATCCACCTCTGTGCATCTGAAATATATTTAAGAAATACTGAGTGATACACGCAAGACAGTTTTGCTGAACATGACAGCTGAGTTGGAAGGGAAATATATATTTagcaaaacatttatatcctgcctttcctcatggttcaaagCAGATTGCAATAGCACAAACATTTTCagttgaaaagcaaaaaacaaacaaacaaaatccctaGGTCTTCCACCCCTCTTAAAATTGCCTACCAATTCAGACTCCCTCAAGACCTTTGGCAAACAGCCAGGGCTTGCAGCACCTTCTGGCTCTCCAAGGAGGGgtaccccccctccttttccaggAAACCCAGTCCACAGGGATAGAACCATGATGGAAAAGGCCCAGACTGTGGACAATGCCAAACAGGCTAACCTAGGTGGTGTGATAACAGATGGCTGCATGATGACTGTAGTTAGCATATAGGCATACAGGAGGACATAGTTCTTCAAATACATGGATCCCAGGTTGTGGGCTTTAGTTCTGATTCCCCTCCGGAGCCCTGCATTTGCTTGATTCAGGATCCCTACTAAGGCAAATGTACTTAAGCTTACTAGAAGACAAGTTAGCATCTAGACAGCAAAACTAAAATACGACAAAACAGCAACAAAGTCAGTACTTCTTGTTCCAACTCAAAGCACATCTCCTTTGGAAGTTAAGAGGGCCTCTTCTCTTTCCCTACTTACTTGGTCTCGGTCCTTGTTAAGTCTCTCTTCTAGTTCCAAGGCCAGCTGCAGCAGCCAATGTTGCACCTACAAACACAGTGTATGAttgtcttaaaaggtaaaggtatcccctgtgcaagcaccgggtcatgtctgaaccttggggtgacgccctctagcattgtcatggcagactcaatacggggtggtttgccagtgccttccccagtcattaccgtttatgaTTGTCTTAGCCCATCACTAAATATGTTGCTACCATAAATCAAGAGACCAAAGCAAGCAACGAACAGTCATCCATGGTTTCAACTGAGAAATCAACAGACAcgcaaaataaaaattcaaatccACCAGAAATACTGCCAaggagcaacaacaacaacaaaaaatatgtTGTAGAGGCAAGCATTTGGCACTTAGAAAGCAAAATGGAACAAATAATTCAGTTACCAGCAACATGTAGCCCAAGGGCCAATTGCttctctgctacattaaactgaAGGGGCTCTCTAAAGTTCATCCGAGAGTTCCTTCAGAACATATTGTGGAGCAAAGCATCTGCCATGTTAAGAAACAGCACTTGGGAGATTTGAACTAGAAAAAGGAAACAACAGTATTCAAACTGTTGTCCAATTATGTTTACTCATTGAAACAAACCCAATTCTGTCCTCCACACAATCACTTACCTGCTTCTGAGTAACCAATGCTGACTTTCCAGGAAAGTTCTTACTGCAGCCAATTGATTTTGGCAATTGTCTAGGTTTTACAGGTTCATGCTCAATCCCTCTACACAAGTCATACAACCAGGAGCTAAAAATTGCATATAGAAACCTTAGTTACAAAAACATTGTCAGTATAGAAACCACCAATCTATATACTTTGGTTTCCTCCAAGTACTTGGCAGCTCCATATTATTCCATTTAGAACAGGAACACACACAAGATTCTTATTCCTACATGCATGCAGGGCAAAAGGAGAACTTCTTTCTGTAAACTTTTTCATTCAcagatttaaactacaagtacaatgatataggctagatatcaggaaaaagtttttcacagtcagagtagttcagcagtggaataggctgcctaaggaggcggtgggctccccctcactggcagacttcaagcaaagtttggatacacacttttcttggatgcattaggatgcttagggctaatcctgcattgagcagggggttggagtagatggcctgtatggccccttccaactctgattctatgaatctattccTGTGTCAGAAACAAATAAATCTGGACAGTTCATGCACATTGGCAAATATCTTCAACCTGAGCTGCAGTTCAAAGGATAAGTGCACAGTTAGAACACTaggcactatttatttatttatgtctcaACCAAGTCTTATtgggggcagtgtacaacaacaataaattcaGAGGTTTcatgataaaatcataaaaa
It contains:
- the POLH gene encoding DNA polymerase eta isoform X6, producing the protein MWAADAKKVCPDLLLARVPEAHGKADLTKYREASAEVMEVMSRFAVIERASIDEAYMDLTSAVQARLQKMQGHPIAAEQLATTYIQGLPESSAAEESTDNKEELRQHGLCQWLESLPVGDPSSPELQLTVGAVIMEEMRAALETATGFRCSVGISHNKVLAKLACGLNKPNRQTLVSKDSVPKLFSKMPISNIRSLGGKLGASITELLGVEYMGQLIQFSESQLQSHFGDKTGSWLYDLCRGIEHEPVKPRQLPKSIGCSKNFPGKSALVTQKQVQHWLLQLALELEERLNKDRDQNNRLAKQLSIGIRLQGGKHANGLSRCCALSHYDSQKISRDAFAIIQNYNTAGGQQAAWSPPITLLQLSASKFLEVSTVSSDITTFLSADSKCTQHVSMNATSPKTKCFGSPKKEISKKTVNAIQILFQRAEERKQVHTTAGPSSLGANANTVPPVVASSSHHKEFVLINSENPNDLLEQSITSRNSDFQHQPSVEQDLCCSEARPTETTLLNVSSTSVKAEVLKSSSEQPDLWKEKSVPLALELSQEETDSGTLPTITGDQILCEKCNQEVLVWEYSEHLDYHFAVELQNSLSRPSSVRLPGAVSSPPTKGKNKPRSPTASSAKRAKKDKAGPLDSFFKRLPP
- the POLH gene encoding DNA polymerase eta isoform X3, with protein sequence MRWGGSMPGVVRSSSFAAVEQRLKPALRGKPCAVVQYKKWKGGGIIAVSYEARAFGVTRNMWAADAKKVCPDLLLARVPEAHGKADLTKYREASAEVMEVMSRFAVIERASIDEAYMDLTSAVQARLQKMQGHPIAAEQLATTYIQGLPESSAAEESTDNKEELRQHGLCQWLESLPVGDPSSPELQLTVGAVIMEEMRAALETATGFRCSVGISHNKVLAKLACGLNKPNRQTLVSKDSVPKLFSKMPISNIRSLGGKLGASITELLGVEYMGQLIQFSESQLQSHFGDKTGSWLYDLCRGIEHEPVKPRQLPKSIGCSKNFPGKSALVTQKQVQHWLLQLALELEERLNKDRDQNNRLAKQLSIGIRLQGGKHANGLSRCCALSHYDSQKISRDAFAIIQNYNTAGGQQAAWSPPITLLQLSASKFLEVSTVSSDITTFLSADSKCTQHVSMNATSPKTKCFGSPKKEISKKTVNAIQILFQRAEERKQVHTTAGPSSLGANANTVPPVVASSSHHKEFVLINSENPNDLLEQSITSRNSDFQHQPSVEQDLCCSEARPTETTLLNVSSTSVKAEVLKSSSEQPDLWKEKSVPLALELSQEETDSGTLPTITGDQILCEKCNQEVLVWEYSEHLDYHFAVELQNSLSRPSSVRLPGAVSSPPTKGKNKPRSPTASSAKRAKKDKAGPLDSFFKRLPP
- the POLH gene encoding DNA polymerase eta isoform X4, translating into MLRKIIAVSYEARAFGVTRNMWAADAKKVCPDLLLARVPEAHGKADLTKYREASAEVMEVMSRFAVIERASIDEAYMDLTSAVQARLQKMQGHPIAAEQLATTYIQGLPESSAAEESTDNKEELRQHGLCQWLESLPVGDPSSPELQLTVGAVIMEEMRAALETATGFRCSVGISHNKVLAKLACGLNKPNRQTLVSKDSVPKLFSKMPISNIRSLGGKLGASITELLGVEYMGQLIQFSESQLQSHFGDKTGSWLYDLCRGIEHEPVKPRQLPKSIGCSKNFPGKSALVTQKQVQHWLLQLALELEERLNKDRDQNNRLAKQLSIGIRLQGGKHANGLSRCCALSHYDSQKISRDAFAIIQNYNTAGGQQAAWSPPITLLQLSASKFLEVSTVSSDITTFLSADSKCTQHVSMNATSPKTKCFGSPKKEISKKTVNAIQILFQRAEERKQVHTTAGPSSLGANANTVPPVVASSSHHKEFVLINSENPNDLLEQSITSRNSDFQHQPSVEQDLCCSEARPTETTLLNVSSTSVKAEVLKSSSEQPDLWKEKSVPLALELSQEETDSGTLPTITGDQILCEKCNQEVLVWEYSEHLDYHFAVELQNSLSRPSSVRLPGAVSSPPTKGKNKPRSPTASSAKRAKKDKAGPLDSFFKRLPP
- the POLH gene encoding DNA polymerase eta isoform X5, whose translation is MIIAVSYEARAFGVTRNMWAADAKKVCPDLLLARVPEAHGKADLTKYREASAEVMEVMSRFAVIERASIDEAYMDLTSAVQARLQKMQGHPIAAEQLATTYIQGLPESSAAEESTDNKEELRQHGLCQWLESLPVGDPSSPELQLTVGAVIMEEMRAALETATGFRCSVGISHNKVLAKLACGLNKPNRQTLVSKDSVPKLFSKMPISNIRSLGGKLGASITELLGVEYMGQLIQFSESQLQSHFGDKTGSWLYDLCRGIEHEPVKPRQLPKSIGCSKNFPGKSALVTQKQVQHWLLQLALELEERLNKDRDQNNRLAKQLSIGIRLQGGKHANGLSRCCALSHYDSQKISRDAFAIIQNYNTAGGQQAAWSPPITLLQLSASKFLEVSTVSSDITTFLSADSKCTQHVSMNATSPKTKCFGSPKKEISKKTVNAIQILFQRAEERKQVHTTAGPSSLGANANTVPPVVASSSHHKEFVLINSENPNDLLEQSITSRNSDFQHQPSVEQDLCCSEARPTETTLLNVSSTSVKAEVLKSSSEQPDLWKEKSVPLALELSQEETDSGTLPTITGDQILCEKCNQEVLVWEYSEHLDYHFAVELQNSLSRPSSVRLPGAVSSPPTKGKNKPRSPTASSAKRAKKDKAGPLDSFFKRLPP
- the POLH gene encoding DNA polymerase eta isoform X1 is translated as MEAAVAPGNQARGELGEQRREETNEPRGRIAQALITRRPFRISLSRSAVPRQTPVEQRLKPALRGKPCAVVQYKKWKGGGIIAVSYEARAFGVTRNMWAADAKKVCPDLLLARVPEAHGKADLTKYREASAEVMEVMSRFAVIERASIDEAYMDLTSAVQARLQKMQGHPIAAEQLATTYIQGLPESSAAEESTDNKEELRQHGLCQWLESLPVGDPSSPELQLTVGAVIMEEMRAALETATGFRCSVGISHNKVLAKLACGLNKPNRQTLVSKDSVPKLFSKMPISNIRSLGGKLGASITELLGVEYMGQLIQFSESQLQSHFGDKTGSWLYDLCRGIEHEPVKPRQLPKSIGCSKNFPGKSALVTQKQVQHWLLQLALELEERLNKDRDQNNRLAKQLSIGIRLQGGKHANGLSRCCALSHYDSQKISRDAFAIIQNYNTAGGQQAAWSPPITLLQLSASKFLEVSTVSSDITTFLSADSKCTQHVSMNATSPKTKCFGSPKKEISKKTVNAIQILFQRAEERKQVHTTAGPSSLGANANTVPPVVASSSHHKEFVLINSENPNDLLEQSITSRNSDFQHQPSVEQDLCCSEARPTETTLLNVSSTSVKAEVLKSSSEQPDLWKEKSVPLALELSQEETDSGTLPTITGDQILCEKCNQEVLVWEYSEHLDYHFAVELQNSLSRPSSVRLPGAVSSPPTKGKNKPRSPTASSAKRAKKDKAGPLDSFFKRLPP
- the POLH gene encoding DNA polymerase eta isoform X2, coding for MSRGQDRVVALADMDCFYIQVEQRLKPALRGKPCAVVQYKKWKGGGIIAVSYEARAFGVTRNMWAADAKKVCPDLLLARVPEAHGKADLTKYREASAEVMEVMSRFAVIERASIDEAYMDLTSAVQARLQKMQGHPIAAEQLATTYIQGLPESSAAEESTDNKEELRQHGLCQWLESLPVGDPSSPELQLTVGAVIMEEMRAALETATGFRCSVGISHNKVLAKLACGLNKPNRQTLVSKDSVPKLFSKMPISNIRSLGGKLGASITELLGVEYMGQLIQFSESQLQSHFGDKTGSWLYDLCRGIEHEPVKPRQLPKSIGCSKNFPGKSALVTQKQVQHWLLQLALELEERLNKDRDQNNRLAKQLSIGIRLQGGKHANGLSRCCALSHYDSQKISRDAFAIIQNYNTAGGQQAAWSPPITLLQLSASKFLEVSTVSSDITTFLSADSKCTQHVSMNATSPKTKCFGSPKKEISKKTVNAIQILFQRAEERKQVHTTAGPSSLGANANTVPPVVASSSHHKEFVLINSENPNDLLEQSITSRNSDFQHQPSVEQDLCCSEARPTETTLLNVSSTSVKAEVLKSSSEQPDLWKEKSVPLALELSQEETDSGTLPTITGDQILCEKCNQEVLVWEYSEHLDYHFAVELQNSLSRPSSVRLPGAVSSPPTKGKNKPRSPTASSAKRAKKDKAGPLDSFFKRLPP